DNA sequence from the Streptomyces sp. CA-210063 genome:
CCCCGCGCCGCGGGTACGCGCTGGACGTGGAGGCGGCGGTCGGCATCCTGCGTACCTCGTTCCTGAACGGCACACCGGACCGGGTCACGGCCCTGCCCGCCCGCGAGACCGGACCGAAGGTCACGGCGGCAGAGGTGCGGCGGGCGGTCCGGGAATTCGCGCGGCCGGCCGTCTCGGCGCCTGTCGTGCTCACGGCGGGCGGCAAACGGTTCACGATCGATCAGGCCGTTCTGAGCCGGTACCTGACGATGCGGCCGGACGACACGGGCCGGCTGACGCCGAAGCTCGACGGGAAGGGCCTACGCGCCGCGCCCACCGTGGCCCGCACGCTCGCAGAGGTCACCGGCCCGGCCGAGAACGCCAGGCTCCGGCTCGACGGCGACAAAGCCGTGGTGTCCGCGGACGGCAGACCCGGCGTGGAAGTCACCGACAAGGCGCTGAGCAAGGCCGTGCTGCCGCTGCTCACCAAGTCGGGCTCCGACCGCACCGGCGAGGTGGTGACCCGGCAGATCCAGCCGGAGGTGACCCGCGAGAACGCCACACGGCTGGGGCTGACGGAGAAGATGTCCTCCTTCACCGTCAACTTCGAACCGGCCGCGTACCGCACGACGAACGTGGGCCGGGCCGCGGACCTCATCAACGGCTCCGTCGTCATGCCGGGCGAGACATGGAGCTTCAACCGGACCGTCGGCGAGCGCACCGAGGCCAACGGCTTCGTCGAGGGCATCATCATCCTCGACGACCAGTTCACCAAGGCGTCCGGAGGCGGTGTCTCCGCCGTGGCCACGACCGTGTTCAACGCGATGTTCTTCGCCGGGGTCAAGCCCGTGGAGTACGGCGCCCACTCCTTCTACATCGAACGCTACCCGGAGGGCCGCGAGGCCACCGTCGCCTGGGGCAGCCTCGATCTGAGGTTCACCAACGACTCCGGCAACGCCCTGTACATCCAGGCCGAGTCGACCGACACCTCCGTGACCATCACTTTCCTCGGCACCAAGAAGTACGACGAGGTCAGGTCGGTCAAGGGACCTCGCACCCAGGTGAAGCAGCCGGCGAAGAAGGTGAGCAAGGAGAAGGAGTGCGTGCCGCAGACTCCGCTCGAGGGCTTCGACGTCACCGTGGAGCGGGTCTTCTACGACAACGGCGAGGAAGTGAAGCGGGAACCGTTCCGCACCCACTACACCCCGCGTGACGAGATCACCTGCGAGTGACGAGTGACCGGCCGGGCGACAAAATCGGTGGTCACCGGCCCTCCTCCCCCCTGACAATCAGGGACCGGCAAGGGGGAGGAACACATGAGCCAGGCCCACCTGACTCTTCAGGAGCTGCTGCCGCCGCAGGAGTTGGCGGCGGCGCTCGACGCGGGGCACGTCACGCGCAAGCCGCATCCGGAACTGCCGCTGTCCATCTACACGTACACGAGGACATGCCAGTACGAGCGGGTGTGGAACCGGGTGACCACGCGCTGCCGCGGCCTCGTGGCCGACGACAGCACCGGTGAGATCGTCGCGCTTCCGCTGCCGAAGTTCTTCAACGTCGGTGAGCACGAGGCCGGTCAGCCCTATGCGCCGAGCCTCCCGGACGAGCCGTTCGAGGTGTACGACAAGGTCGACGGCAGCCTGGCCGTGGTCTTCCACTACGCCGGCCGGTGGCGGGTCGCGTCCAAGGGTTCGTTCATCAGCACCCAGGCCACCTGGGCGCAGCGTCTGCTCGACGCGAAGGACACGTCCGGCCTCGTGCCCGGGGTGACCTACCTCGCCGAGATCCTGTACCCGGAGAACCGGATCGTCGTCGACTACGGCGACCGTCGTGATGTGGTGCTGCTGGCCGCGTTCGCCAACGACGGCACCGAAGTGCCCCTGGCGGAGGCCGCGGCCGGCTGGCGTGGCATCGGGTCGGTCGTCACGGTCTGGCCCGCGATGCCGCTCGCCGAGTTGCTGGCCATGGCCGAGGCCAACCGGCTGCCCGGTGGCGGGCCGGCCACGGGCACCGACGCGGAGGGGTTCGTGCTGCGCTTCGCCTCGGGTGTCCGGGCCAAGGCCAAGTTCGCCGAGTACGTCCGGCTGCACAAGGTGCTCACCGGCGTGACCGAGCGGGACATCTGGCGCGGTCACGGCATCCAGAGGTTCGCGGGCCTGCCGGCCAAGCAGGTGGCCCAGGCGCTGGGCTGCTCGGCCGAGGACATCGACGCGTCCGCCGGCCGGCCCCTCGACGCGCTGCTGGAGCAGGTGCCCGACGAGTTCGACGCCTGGGTGCGCGGCGTCGTCGCGGGCATCGAGAAGCAGGTGGCCGACCGTGAGCGGGCGATCGACGAGGCGTTCCGGTCGCTCGCCCCTCTCGCCGGTGACCGGGGAGCCTTCGCCCGCGCGGTGAAGGAGCTGCCCGACGCGGCCGTGCGCCCCGCCATGTTCCTGCGCCTGGACGGGCGCCCGACCGAACTCGTGACGTACCGTTCCGCCCGGCCGGAGGCGTCCGACCCGTTCAAGACCGACGAGGAGAACTGACCGTGCCCGAGGTACACGTCATGACGGGGCTTCCGGCCTCGGGGAAGACGACCGCCGCGCGCAAGCTACAGGCGGAGTCCGAGGGCCGGATGCGTCGCGTCAACCTCGACGATCTGCGGACGATGCTCGACATCCCGGCACCCGAGCGCCGGTCGTACGCGCATGAGCAGACCGTGCTGGCGATCCAGGACGCGGCGGTGCGGGCGGCCGTCGACGGCGGTTTCGACGTCGTGGTGGACAACACGCACATGACGCCGCACATACCGAAGCGGCTGAAGGCGGCGGTGGCGGGGCAGGCCACCTTCGTCGTGCACGACTTCACCGACGTACCGGTGGAGGAGTGTGTACGGCGCGACGCCGAGCGGGAGAGGCCGGTCGGCGAGGAGATCATCCGGCTCCTCGCCGACAAGCACACGAAGTCCCGCAGCGGCGGCTGGCGGCTCACCGCGGAGTGGCTGAACGACGAGCCCTCCGTCGAGCCGTACACCGCCGACCCGGCGCTGCCCTCCGCGGTCATGTGCGACATCGACGGCACGCTCGCCCTGAGGGGCGACCGGGGCGCGTACGACTTCACGCGCTGCGAGGAGGATCTGCTCAACGTGTCGGTGCGCGGGGCCCTGCGCTCCTTCCGGAGCGCCGACGGCGATGTCATC
Encoded proteins:
- a CDS encoding phosphatase domain-containing protein, with product MPEVHVMTGLPASGKTTAARKLQAESEGRMRRVNLDDLRTMLDIPAPERRSYAHEQTVLAIQDAAVRAAVDGGFDVVVDNTHMTPHIPKRLKAAVAGQATFVVHDFTDVPVEECVRRDAERERPVGEEIIRLLADKHTKSRSGGWRLTAEWLNDEPSVEPYTADPALPSAVMCDIDGTLALRGDRGAYDFTRCEEDLLNVSVRGALRSFRSADGDVIVLLSGRGEEHRDRTESWLRAHDVPYDELWMRAAGDGRRDDVVKAELFDRHVRHRFAVRVSLDDRDRVVAVWRRMGLPTWQVNYGAF
- a CDS encoding VanW family protein encodes the protein MRLRITSATRTGSVPPLALAGGALTVGLGGLYVAGLLLTGGEVEAGTTVRGVDIGGLSRAEATSKLEKPLAEAGSRELTVKVGDRTGTVVPRQAGLAFDARRTVDRAARTGADPFSVIGAFFRSGGDIEPVVRVDEDKARAALGKLAKTLDQTVRDGTVTFADGQVREVAPRRGYALDVEAAVGILRTSFLNGTPDRVTALPARETGPKVTAAEVRRAVREFARPAVSAPVVLTAGGKRFTIDQAVLSRYLTMRPDDTGRLTPKLDGKGLRAAPTVARTLAEVTGPAENARLRLDGDKAVVSADGRPGVEVTDKALSKAVLPLLTKSGSDRTGEVVTRQIQPEVTRENATRLGLTEKMSSFTVNFEPAAYRTTNVGRAADLINGSVVMPGETWSFNRTVGERTEANGFVEGIIILDDQFTKASGGGVSAVATTVFNAMFFAGVKPVEYGAHSFYIERYPEGREATVAWGSLDLRFTNDSGNALYIQAESTDTSVTITFLGTKKYDEVRSVKGPRTQVKQPAKKVSKEKECVPQTPLEGFDVTVERVFYDNGEEVKREPFRTHYTPRDEITCE
- a CDS encoding T4 RnlA family RNA ligase, whose product is MSQAHLTLQELLPPQELAAALDAGHVTRKPHPELPLSIYTYTRTCQYERVWNRVTTRCRGLVADDSTGEIVALPLPKFFNVGEHEAGQPYAPSLPDEPFEVYDKVDGSLAVVFHYAGRWRVASKGSFISTQATWAQRLLDAKDTSGLVPGVTYLAEILYPENRIVVDYGDRRDVVLLAAFANDGTEVPLAEAAAGWRGIGSVVTVWPAMPLAELLAMAEANRLPGGGPATGTDAEGFVLRFASGVRAKAKFAEYVRLHKVLTGVTERDIWRGHGIQRFAGLPAKQVAQALGCSAEDIDASAGRPLDALLEQVPDEFDAWVRGVVAGIEKQVADRERAIDEAFRSLAPLAGDRGAFARAVKELPDAAVRPAMFLRLDGRPTELVTYRSARPEASDPFKTDEEN